The proteins below come from a single Eucalyptus grandis isolate ANBG69807.140 chromosome 3, ASM1654582v1, whole genome shotgun sequence genomic window:
- the LOC120292002 gene encoding WAS/WASL-interacting protein family member 1-like, translating to MASRASGQPEVSGCVVEGERRWPRAGISERWCRGRATVPSRANGEPEVSRGAVEGERRWPRPSSRDQPQWRRGRPAVASRLEGGRRWRRAARWRTDGQRGRPRSLSRASEGGLESSTLERDQIGNGFEGDRRWRRDSRATGGGVERDGERTGEEVTAVLSRRAKVASSPRPSSADQRASGAWRLGDRDGVKTRGRPAMASRLEATGGGVEREMENGRAKREPPPSSIATQQQPPAPSRLSLRFACEPAAVADPLHQPREAAVPICYNPAVTVAPPPKPQPATAPSPPAADPPATVLLPLALLRSAQPGARRAPPTFPPAHSLLPEPPAAEALARRSEPSPSDAATSSVTPVALAAESNDHASSTTNC from the exons ATGGCGTCGAGGGCAAGCGGTCAGCCAGAGGTTAGCGGCTGTGTCGTCGAGGGCGAGAGGAGGTGGCCTCGAGCAGGGATCAGCGAGCGGTGGTGTCGAGGGCGAGCGACGGTGCCGTCGAGGGCAAACGGTGAGCCAGAGGTCAGCCGCGGTGCTGTCGAGGGCGAGCGAAGGTGGCCTCGACCCTCGAGCAGAGATCAACCGCAGTGGCGTCGAGGGAgaccggcggtggcgtcgagacTCGAGGGCGgacggcggtggcgtcgagccGCGAGATGGAGAACGGACGGGCAAAGAGGTCGGCCGCGGTCTTTGTCGAGGGCGAGCGAAGGTGGCCTCGAGTCCTCGACCCTCGAGCGAGATCAGATCGGCAATGGCTTCGAGGGAgaccggcggtggcgtcgagactcgagggcgaccggcggtggcgtcgagcgAGATGGAGAACGGACGGGCGAAGAGGTCACCGCGGTGCTGTCAAGGCGAGCGAAGGTGGCCTCGAGTCCTCGACCCTCGAGCGCAGATCAGCGGGCCAGCGGCGCGTGGCGTCTGGGAGACCGCGATGGCGTCAAGACTCGAGGGCGACCGGCGATGGCGTCAAGACTCGaggcgaccggcggtggcgtcgagcgAGAGATGGAGAACGGACGGGCGAAGAGAGAACCG CCTCCATCTTCGATCGCGACACAGCAGCAACCCCCTGCTCCGTCGCGCCTCAGTCTCCGCTTCGCCTGCGAGCCCGCTGCTGTTGCCGATCCGCTCCACCAGCCCCGCGAAGCTGCTGTCCCGATCTGCTACAACCCTGCCGTGACAGTAGCACCACCGCCGAAGCCACAGCC AGCCACCGCTCCTTCGCCGCCCGCCGCTGATCCGCCCGCAACGGTGCTGCTGCCCCTTGCTCTATTGCGGTCTGCCCAGCCCGGCGCCCGCCGTGCCCCGCCGACGTTTCCTCCTGCTCACTCGTTGCTGCCCGAGCCGCCGGCTGCCGAAGCCCTTGCACGCCGCTCTGAGCCCTCTCCGAGCGACGCCGCTACATCATCCGTGACTCCGGTCGCCCTTGCTGCCGAGTCCAACGACCACGCCAGCAGCACCACAAATTGCTGA